One genomic window of Danaus plexippus chromosome 23, MEX_DaPlex, whole genome shotgun sequence includes the following:
- the LOC116774780 gene encoding mushroom body large-type Kenyon cell-specific protein 1-like isoform X1, with translation MPKVRIQARALTHAQRSSTTVHSAHVCRAPRSDALDTGLERVAEELMGRRKWKLYQDGLIPKRIEGSGSSDEDPSAAEPPPALKIKTIEEINAPGAEPARKETILETLIKRPAAQPRGERDRDEPADWRPADRCYFCVDGDTAAEEDPAAPGATSPASESDSSSVSGAKSPAGPPLLQHLLQLQLQGQNPQAITQQAVTEMCVQFQQMIAALAALGTGLVPPLSQAWMMQKMMTRPQADRAEDKPGSSPTTEQPLDLSAKSTSSTSGTPPPEKVTDTRLKRPPLEASGNSTRRTYTEDELQSALRDIQSGRLGTRRAAVVYGIPRSTLRNKFNKFGLAAEAGPDSEPDSESDKPDSPPSVILKIPTFPPPDEKSPSPAAPVTPLTPLLPPQPPLNPPSQLLLSPSVFADPSTPRHLFTSLNDVIAKSISQKFQQPLERPPPADLQYLRPPERHVSVIKTPPDNQRYSAPGNSKNNGQPPAGGKGTRPKRGKYRNYDRDSLVEAVKAVQRGEMSVHRAGSYYGVPHSTLEYKVKERHLMRPRKREPKPPPDVKQPPPKPSKPPTKPFTNGLNGPEAYPAGYPFWSGAPPFRHAPDLYASHMMRRLQEEAPPPANGSFLEGIIRSSLERPGAALLQRLGAPASPPAPGPGPGPGPGPGAAGDALRRRPDAAEESAAKRPRLDTDHQLAADMREAVQRLRADKMRPRNGTPTPPPAPPAQERV, from the exons GTCTAGAACGGGTAGCAGAGGAGTTGATGGGTCGACGGAAATGGAAACTATATCAAGACGGTCTGATACCAAAGAGGATAGAGGGCTCGGGGTCCAGCGACGAGGACCCCTCCGCCGCCGAGCCCCCGCCCGCGCTCAAGATCAAGACGATAGAGGAGATCAACGCGCCGGGGGCGGAGCCCGCCAGGAAAGAGACCATCCTGGAGACTCTCATCAAGAGGCCCGCGGCGCAGCCCCGGGGGGAGCGCGACAGGGACGAGCCAGCGGACTGGAGGCCCGCCGACCGCTGCTACTTCTGTGTGGATGGAGACACGGCCGCCGAGGAGGACCCCGCCGCCCCAGGCGCCACT AGTCCCGCGTCAGAGTCGGACAGCAGTTCTGTGTCTGGCGCCAAGAGTCCAGCTGGTCCGCCACTTCTGCAACACCTGCTACAGCTGCAATTGCAAGGACAGAATCCGCAGGCCATCACACAG CAGGCGGTGACGGAGATGTGTGTGCAGTTCCAGCAGATGATAGCGGCCCTGGCGGCGCTCGGCACGGGCCTGGTGCCGCCGCTGTCGCAGGCCTGGATGATGCAGAAGATGATGACCAGGCCGCAGGCTGACAG AGCGGAGGACAAGCCGGGGAGTTCCCCGACCACGGAACAGCCCCTCGACCTGAGCGCCAAATCCACCTCCAGCACGAGTGGGACCCCACCACCGGAAAAGGTGACCGACACCAG ATTAAAACGTCCTCCGCTCGAGGCTTCGGGGAACAGCACGCGGCGGACGTACACCGAGGATGAGCTGCAGTCAGCTCTCAGAGACATCCAGTCCGGGAGGCTGGGCACGAGGCGGGCGGCCGTCGTGTACGGCATCCCGCGCTCCACGCTCAGGAACAAGTTCAACAAGTTCGGGCTGGCGGCGGAAGCGGGCCCGGACTCCGAGCCGGACTCCGAGTCCGACAAGCCCGACTCGCCGCCATCCGTCATACTTAAGATCCCGACCTTCCCGCCTCCGGACGAGAAGAGCCCCTCCCCGGCCGCCCCCGTCACCCCCCTCACTCCGCTTCTGCCTCCCCAGCCTCCCCTCAACCCTCCGTCGCAGCTGCTCCTGTCCCCATCCGTGTTCGCGGACCCCTCCACCCCCCGGCATCTCTTCACGTCGCTGAACGACGTCATCGCCAAGAGCATCAGCCAGAAGTTCCAGCAGCCCTTAGAGCGCCCGCCCCCCGCCGACCTGCAGTACCTCCGCCCGCCCGAGAGACACGTGTCCGTCATCAAGACGCCCCCCGACAACCAGCGGTACTCCGCGCCCGGGAACTCCAAGAACAACGGCCAGCCGCCGGCCGGGGGGAAGGGCACCAGACCCAAGAGGGGCAAGTACAGGAATTACGACCGGGATAGTCTGGTGGAGGCCGTGAAGGCGGTGCAGAGGGGGGAGATGTCTGTGCACCGCGCCGGCTCCTACTACGGAGTGCCCCACTCCACGCTGGAGTACAAGGTCAAGGAGAGGCATCTCATGAGACCCCGGAAGCGCGAGCCCAAGCCGCCGCCCGACGTCAAGCAGCCGCCGCCCAAGCCCTCGAAGCCGCCGACGAAGCCCTTCACGAACGGCCTCAACGGCCCCGAGGCCTACCCGGCCGGCTACCCGTTCTGGTCGGGCGCTCCGCCCTTCAGACACGCGCCCGACCTGTACGCCTCGCACATGATGCGGCGCCTGCAGGAGGAGGCGCCGCCGCCCGCCAACGGCTCCTTCCTCGAGGGCATCATCAGGTCCAGCCTGGAGCGGCCCGGCGCCGCCCTGCTGCAGCGGCTGGGAGCACCCGCCTCGCCCCCCGCCCCCGGCCCCGGTCCTGGCCCCGGACCCGGCCCCGGCGCGGCGGGTGACGCACTGCGCCGGCGACCGGACGCCGCGGAAGAGTCGGCCGCCAAGAGACCGCGCCTCGACACCGACCACCAGCTGGCGGCCGACATGAGGGAGGCGGTGCAGAGGCTGCGGGCGGACAAGATGAGGCCCAGGAACGGCACCCCCACCCCGCCCCCCGCACCGCCCGCCCAGGAGAGGGTCTAG